A DNA window from Rhodococcus sp. Z13 contains the following coding sequences:
- a CDS encoding ATP-binding protein — protein MTVVVAVPIVAATLFGSLRVHSLFDESRTYSRAAESASILPALATYGTGVTGAAAATILSLPVDNGAQAAAEAEVQLTAFLDTKDLDGQTTVLVERVLAEGRSLLDSARSGTLAPLVASERAEAFVTRVQTVFRSLVDDTGAPAVRTSGATLSDMWGTQWSLLDQVVAYPSLRDGTEGALLMWSNALGTEAAKLSVLREEISSDPGADDALVDTLSAELDNRRAVTADLDSAAGDVNALRTSIFTSLMAYQSGVADSATRIVAVLDDLAGEARTEAVKNAIGVACVLALALTLAVLIAASLVRPLRRLRNDTLDAAEVVLPQALAAIKDGAEIESVSLPPVRVRTREEIGEVARAIDSMNEGALRLAGEQAQLRRQVNEMLETLARRNKTLVEQQLALIDSLEHEERDPARLQSLFALDHLAARMRRTGDSLLVLAGTRPRLGRIPDAPLVDVLRAAVSQVENYQRVQIGPAPDGSLAGHAVTDVVHLVAELLDNSLRASPPESPVAFVFSRAIDGGLLLEIVDRGIGIPPEELAQINKRLASGDANTSDATRRMGLFVVGRLAERHGITVRLRPTSDATTDPGITTSVYLPTTLLRGTDDHDDPYRTERPRRLPGEYSGPKRPGPRSLVPAVSPKPRAGLPS, from the coding sequence ATGACCGTGGTCGTCGCCGTCCCCATCGTGGCCGCGACCCTGTTCGGTTCGCTCCGCGTCCACAGCCTGTTCGACGAGTCCCGCACCTACAGCCGGGCCGCCGAAAGCGCCTCCATCCTGCCGGCACTTGCCACCTACGGCACCGGTGTCACCGGCGCCGCCGCCGCGACGATCCTGTCGCTGCCCGTGGACAACGGTGCGCAGGCCGCCGCCGAGGCGGAGGTGCAGTTGACAGCTTTCCTCGACACCAAGGACCTCGACGGGCAGACCACCGTGCTCGTCGAACGCGTCCTCGCCGAGGGCCGCAGTCTGCTCGACAGCGCGCGGTCCGGGACGCTGGCCCCGCTGGTGGCCAGTGAACGCGCCGAAGCGTTCGTCACCCGGGTGCAGACGGTCTTCCGGTCCCTCGTCGACGACACCGGCGCACCCGCCGTGCGGACCTCGGGAGCGACGCTGTCGGACATGTGGGGCACCCAGTGGAGCCTGCTCGACCAGGTCGTCGCCTACCCGTCTCTGCGGGACGGAACCGAAGGCGCGCTGCTGATGTGGTCGAACGCCCTGGGCACCGAGGCGGCGAAGCTGTCGGTGCTGCGCGAGGAGATCTCCTCCGATCCCGGTGCCGACGACGCACTCGTCGACACGCTCTCCGCCGAACTCGACAACCGCCGCGCCGTCACCGCCGACCTCGACAGTGCCGCAGGCGATGTCAACGCCCTGCGCACTTCGATCTTCACGAGCCTGATGGCCTACCAGTCCGGGGTCGCCGACTCGGCGACCCGGATCGTGGCGGTCCTCGACGACCTCGCCGGGGAGGCCCGCACGGAGGCGGTGAAGAACGCCATCGGTGTCGCCTGTGTGCTCGCCCTCGCACTGACCCTCGCCGTCCTCATCGCGGCCTCGCTCGTCCGTCCGTTGCGCCGCCTCCGGAACGACACCCTCGATGCCGCGGAAGTGGTCCTGCCCCAGGCACTCGCGGCGATCAAGGACGGCGCGGAGATCGAGTCCGTGAGCCTGCCGCCGGTCCGCGTGCGCACACGCGAGGAGATCGGTGAGGTGGCCCGCGCGATCGACAGCATGAACGAGGGCGCCCTGCGGCTCGCCGGCGAGCAGGCGCAGCTGCGACGACAGGTCAACGAGATGCTCGAAACCCTCGCCCGCCGCAACAAGACTCTCGTCGAACAGCAACTCGCCCTCATCGACTCGCTCGAGCACGAGGAACGCGATCCGGCCCGCCTGCAGAGCCTGTTCGCCCTCGACCATCTCGCCGCGCGCATGCGGCGCACCGGCGACTCCCTGCTCGTCCTCGCCGGCACCCGCCCCCGCCTGGGCCGCATCCCGGACGCGCCGCTCGTCGACGTGCTGCGCGCCGCCGTCTCGCAGGTGGAGAACTACCAGCGCGTGCAGATCGGTCCCGCCCCCGACGGCAGCCTCGCCGGCCACGCCGTGACCGACGTCGTGCACCTCGTCGCCGAGCTCCTCGACAACTCCCTGCGGGCGTCGCCGCCGGAGAGCCCCGTGGCGTTCGTCTTCTCCCGCGCCATCGACGGCGGCCTGTTGCTCGAGATCGTGGACCGCGGAATCGGTATCCCGCCCGAGGAACTCGCGCAGATCAACAAGCGGCTGGCGTCCGGTGACGCGAACACCTCCGACGCCACCCGGCGCATGGGCCTGTTCGTCGTGGGCCGGCTCGCCGAACGGCACGGCATCACGGTGCGGTTGCGGCCCACCTCGGACGCCACGACCGATCCGGGGATCACGACGAGCGTGTACCTGCCGACGACGCTCCTCCGGGGAACGGACGACCACGACGATCCGTACCGCACCGAGCGACCGCGCCGGCTGCCCGGCGAGTACTCCGGACCGAAGCGGCCCGGGCCCCGCTCGCTGGTTCCCGCAGTGTCCCCGAAACCGCGTGCGGGTCTGCCATCCTGA
- a CDS encoding amidohydrolase family protein → MTPPRVDVHQHVWPASLLAALRARTRPPRLVDWTLHLEGEPPYEVRPEDHSVAERAGLAARDGVDRVLVSLSSPLGIEALPPREAAVLLDAYHEGVLALPDPFAAWAAASVHDPDPDALRDVLAAGCVGLQLPATALCDAEGYGRCTPLLEELDRIGAPLFVHPGPAAARPSDPSWWPAMVSYVAQMHTAWFAWHEYGAPRFPRLRVVFAMLAGLAPLHRDRMAARGGPPVPSAGVFVETSSYGPEIVASVGEVLGPERVVLGSDRPYAAPLLLGDECDGPVRRYNPAALFDGSHARKP, encoded by the coding sequence ATGACCCCACCACGGGTCGACGTCCACCAGCACGTGTGGCCGGCGTCCCTCCTCGCCGCGCTGCGGGCACGCACCCGCCCGCCGCGGCTCGTCGACTGGACGCTGCATCTCGAGGGCGAACCACCCTACGAGGTGCGGCCCGAGGATCATTCGGTCGCCGAGCGGGCCGGTCTCGCCGCGCGCGACGGCGTGGACCGCGTGCTGGTGTCGTTGTCCAGCCCGCTCGGCATCGAGGCGCTGCCCCCGCGCGAGGCGGCGGTGCTGCTCGACGCCTACCACGAGGGGGTGCTGGCCCTGCCCGATCCGTTCGCAGCCTGGGCCGCCGCCTCGGTGCACGATCCGGACCCGGACGCCCTCCGCGACGTCCTCGCGGCGGGCTGCGTGGGTCTGCAGCTGCCCGCCACCGCGCTGTGCGACGCGGAGGGCTACGGCCGGTGCACACCGCTGCTCGAGGAACTCGACCGGATCGGGGCGCCGCTGTTCGTGCATCCCGGTCCGGCGGCGGCGCGGCCGTCGGATCCGTCCTGGTGGCCCGCGATGGTGTCGTACGTGGCGCAGATGCACACCGCGTGGTTCGCCTGGCACGAATACGGGGCGCCGCGCTTCCCGCGGCTGCGGGTGGTGTTCGCGATGCTCGCCGGGCTCGCCCCGTTGCACCGCGACCGGATGGCGGCCCGCGGAGGACCACCGGTCCCGTCGGCCGGGGTCTTCGTGGAGACCTCGTCGTACGGTCCGGAGATCGTGGCGTCGGTGGGGGAGGTGCTCGGTCCCGAGCGCGTCGTCCTCGGTTCCGACCGTCCCTACGCGGCGCCCCTGCTGCTCGGCGACGAGTGTGACGGGCCCGTGCGGCGGTACAACCCCGCCGCCCTGTTCGACGGATCACATGCGCGCAAACCTTGA
- a CDS encoding cysteine dioxygenase, with amino-acid sequence MSTPVLFTPELSAPARPDLARIARRIAADPARWRPLVRFDADERWYTRLAVTDDHEVWLLSWLPGQRTGIHDHGGSAGAFAVAQGVLREDTVDGLPGGDPAGRRVAVSSAYHEAGAVRPFDSRHVHEIVNDGTMPAVSVHVYAPALDSMNRYRLVDGVLELAVSERAGADW; translated from the coding sequence GTGTCCACCCCTGTTCTGTTCACCCCCGAGCTGTCCGCTCCCGCGCGTCCGGATCTCGCCCGGATCGCCCGGCGGATCGCTGCGGATCCGGCTCGCTGGCGTCCTCTCGTCCGGTTCGACGCGGACGAACGCTGGTACACCCGCCTCGCGGTCACCGACGACCACGAGGTGTGGCTGCTGAGCTGGCTTCCCGGTCAGCGCACCGGAATCCACGATCACGGCGGGAGCGCGGGAGCGTTCGCCGTGGCGCAGGGCGTGTTGCGGGAGGACACCGTCGACGGACTGCCGGGCGGGGATCCGGCGGGGCGCCGGGTGGCGGTCTCGTCCGCATACCATGAAGCCGGAGCGGTGCGCCCCTTCGACAGCCGCCACGTCCACGAGATCGTCAACGACGGGACGATGCCGGCCGTGAGCGTCCACGTCTACGCACCGGCACTGGACTCGATGAACCGCTACCGGCTCGTCGACGGTGTCCTCGAACTCGCGGTGTCCGAACGCGCAGGTGCCGACTGGTGA
- a CDS encoding alpha/beta fold hydrolase — protein MLTRSPYRCPGDDTVIHQACAGLLSHWKRPVEEHVARTSLGDTYVLTTGPTTAPPVVVLAGGDLPAAGLRLLADRFGDTNRVVLVDLPGLPGASAGSRPDARLHAVYGHWLTEILDALGADRVPVIGLGWAASVAAAVEDVERVEKLVLAAPLGLVPRIRWNRALIPSLQWRSEPNLENTERYLRALAGPGFEPDEQTLRWSCRVGAYCTSLINMPRIDRTLLKRWRGHSVEVVVGEKDPLVQVAALRKLTDEIGGRFVAVADAGHLLSVEAPELLVREIVDGVPQER, from the coding sequence ATGCTCACCCGTTCGCCGTATCGCTGTCCCGGCGACGACACGGTCATCCACCAGGCGTGCGCAGGGCTGCTGAGCCACTGGAAGCGTCCCGTGGAGGAGCATGTCGCCCGCACCTCGCTCGGCGACACCTACGTGCTGACCACCGGTCCCACCACGGCCCCGCCGGTGGTCGTGCTGGCCGGCGGTGACCTCCCCGCCGCAGGTCTGCGCCTGCTCGCCGACCGGTTCGGCGACACGAACCGTGTGGTCCTCGTCGACCTCCCCGGCCTTCCCGGTGCCAGCGCCGGCAGCCGCCCCGATGCCCGCCTGCACGCCGTCTACGGCCACTGGCTGACCGAGATCCTCGACGCGCTCGGCGCCGACCGCGTCCCGGTCATCGGCCTCGGCTGGGCGGCGTCCGTCGCCGCCGCGGTGGAGGACGTCGAGCGGGTCGAGAAGCTGGTGCTGGCGGCCCCGCTGGGGCTGGTGCCGCGCATCCGCTGGAACCGCGCCCTGATCCCGAGCCTGCAGTGGCGCAGCGAGCCCAATCTGGAGAACACCGAGCGGTACCTGCGCGCTCTGGCCGGTCCGGGTTTCGAGCCGGACGAGCAGACGCTGCGCTGGTCGTGCCGGGTGGGCGCCTACTGCACCTCGCTGATCAACATGCCGCGGATCGACCGCACGCTGCTGAAGCGCTGGCGTGGGCACTCCGTCGAGGTCGTGGTGGGCGAGAAGGATCCCCTGGTGCAGGTCGCGGCGCTGCGCAAGCTCACCGACGAGATCGGGGGCCGCTTCGTGGCGGTCGCCGACGCCGGTCATCTCCTGTCGGTCGAGGCGCCCGAGCTGCTCGTCCGCGAGATCGTCGACGGCGTCCCCCAGGAACGCTGA
- a CDS encoding phosphodiesterase → MTDLPSVLSAPFRLGSALRGARIFHPRGATFEGTAELGSSWWPRQMPRHLPVIARLSRGIGTPDGLPDVLGLAIRFPLDSGPWDVLLASAYLPGRVTLSPARSWSSAGYSTLMAYRTHVDPTPRWITVVPRGEQPSSTTSVEALRGPLPFSLLVGSARGPLEGAGTLVLERRIPESDENQPSFDPTVHCPDFVDPWPGWLGTVRRDAYRASRTGRGAILARSGRTVS, encoded by the coding sequence ATGACCGATCTGCCCTCGGTACTCTCGGCACCCTTCCGGCTGGGCTCCGCGCTCCGCGGAGCACGGATCTTCCACCCCCGCGGTGCGACATTCGAAGGTACAGCCGAACTCGGCTCGTCCTGGTGGCCCCGGCAGATGCCCCGGCACCTTCCGGTGATCGCCCGGCTCTCGCGCGGCATCGGCACCCCCGACGGCCTGCCGGACGTGCTGGGTCTGGCGATCCGCTTCCCCCTCGATTCGGGACCGTGGGACGTGCTGCTCGCCTCGGCGTACCTGCCGGGCCGGGTGACGCTCTCACCCGCGCGGTCGTGGTCGAGTGCCGGATACAGCACCCTCATGGCCTATCGCACCCACGTCGACCCGACGCCGCGCTGGATCACGGTTGTTCCCCGCGGGGAACAACCGTCGTCCACCACGTCCGTGGAGGCGTTGCGCGGACCGTTGCCGTTCTCGCTCCTCGTCGGCTCGGCCCGCGGACCGTTGGAGGGCGCGGGCACGCTGGTGCTGGAGCGGCGGATCCCGGAAAGCGACGAGAACCAACCGTCTTTCGACCCGACCGTGCACTGCCCGGATTTCGTGGATCCCTGGCCGGGATGGCTCGGCACCGTGCGGCGCGACGCCTACCGGGCGAGCCGGACCGGGCGCGGTGCGATCCTCGCCCGGTCCGGCCGCACCGTCAGCTGA
- a CDS encoding hemerythrin domain-containing protein: MSTDAIVLLKEDHKEIKKLFREFRKAESEKDQGRIVDRIIEALTVHTYIENECMYPEVRSLLPDLEEDVLESYEEHHVADVLVTELAGMKPGAERFEAKATVLIENVEHHIEEEEEEWFPKVREALGRKRLQEIGARMLELREDAPRSPAQPSALKKTVDAVLS; the protein is encoded by the coding sequence GTGTCCACAGACGCGATCGTGTTGCTGAAGGAAGACCACAAGGAGATCAAGAAGCTCTTCCGCGAGTTCCGGAAGGCGGAGAGCGAGAAGGACCAGGGCCGGATCGTCGACCGGATCATCGAGGCCCTCACCGTCCACACCTACATCGAGAACGAGTGCATGTATCCGGAGGTACGTTCGCTGCTGCCGGATCTGGAGGAGGACGTCCTCGAGTCCTACGAGGAGCACCACGTGGCCGACGTGCTGGTGACGGAACTGGCCGGAATGAAGCCCGGCGCAGAGCGTTTCGAGGCGAAGGCCACCGTCCTCATCGAGAACGTCGAGCACCACATCGAGGAGGAAGAGGAGGAGTGGTTCCCCAAGGTGCGGGAAGCACTGGGGCGCAAGAGGTTGCAGGAGATCGGTGCCCGGATGCTGGAGCTGAGGGAGGACGCGCCGCGCTCCCCCGCGCAGCCGTCCGCGCTGAAGAAGACGGTCGACGCCGTGCTCAGCTGA
- a CDS encoding LysR family transcriptional regulator, whose product MFDPVHLRSFLAVEREGGFTAAAHRLGLRQSTVSQHIARLEKEVGRRLFVRDTHRVELTADGADMVAFAREILDRHDAARRHFSESPISGRLRFGVSEDLVLYELPTILAGFRRSHPRIDLQLTVGLSEDLQRSLDGNELDLVFGKRRPGSRRGELIFRERLVFLAAPDYVVDPGEPIPLVTYPQPALTRAIALDVLQRTGRGVRVACTTDSLNGLRAAALAGLGVVLHAEGLPPPGLVPARDPQRVLPDAGDIEFVLLSRRSVLSGPEAALRDAILTDAHRVRV is encoded by the coding sequence GTGTTCGATCCGGTCCACCTGCGCAGCTTCCTCGCCGTCGAGCGCGAGGGCGGTTTCACCGCGGCGGCGCACCGGCTCGGGCTGAGGCAGTCGACGGTCAGCCAGCACATCGCCCGCCTCGAGAAGGAGGTGGGACGGCGGCTGTTCGTCCGCGACACGCACCGTGTCGAGCTGACCGCCGACGGCGCCGACATGGTTGCCTTCGCCCGCGAGATCCTCGACCGGCACGACGCCGCCCGCCGCCACTTCTCCGAGTCGCCGATCTCCGGCCGCCTGCGCTTCGGTGTCTCCGAGGACCTCGTCCTCTACGAACTGCCCACCATCCTGGCCGGCTTCCGGCGCAGCCATCCGCGGATCGACCTCCAGCTGACCGTGGGCCTCAGCGAGGACCTGCAGCGGAGCCTGGACGGCAACGAACTCGACCTGGTGTTCGGCAAGCGCCGACCCGGCAGCCGGCGCGGCGAGCTGATCTTCCGGGAGCGGCTCGTCTTCCTCGCGGCCCCCGACTACGTCGTCGACCCCGGCGAGCCGATCCCGCTCGTCACCTACCCGCAGCCGGCACTGACGCGGGCGATCGCGCTCGACGTGCTGCAGCGCACCGGCCGCGGGGTGCGGGTGGCCTGTACCACCGACAGTCTCAACGGGTTGCGGGCCGCCGCCCTGGCGGGGCTGGGTGTCGTCCTGCACGCCGAGGGGCTGCCACCCCCGGGTCTCGTCCCGGCGCGCGATCCGCAGCGGGTGCTGCCCGACGCCGGGGACATCGAGTTCGTGCTCCTCTCCCGCCGCTCGGTGCTGAGCGGGCCCGAGGCAGCCCTGCGCGACGCGATCCTCACCGACGCCCACCGCGTCCGCGTCTGA
- a CDS encoding bile acid:sodium symporter family protein, translating to MLSKIPVLGRLDPFLLAILLTVLVAALLPADGVVLDGVNWAAKIAIGLLFFLYGARLSTQEAIDGLKHWRLHLAILATTFAVFPLLGLAAKAFVPSVLTEPLYLGVLYLCLLPSTVQSAIALVSVARGNIPGAIVSSSASSLLGIVVTPVLVALTMSTQGVTFSGGAVVDIMLMLLAPFIAGQLLRRWIGTWVKEHGKPLKLVDRGSIMLVVYVAFSRGMNEGIWSMVSVGHLAALVGVCALLLAIVLGLTWYSSRALGFSYEDRTAILFCGSTKSLATGLPMAIVLFPGQPIGLIVLPLMLFHQMQLLVCAAIAGRLAKTQPEELVAA from the coding sequence GTGCTCTCCAAGATTCCCGTGCTCGGCCGACTCGACCCGTTCCTGCTGGCCATCCTGCTCACCGTCCTCGTGGCGGCCCTCCTGCCCGCCGACGGTGTCGTTCTCGACGGCGTGAACTGGGCCGCCAAGATCGCCATCGGGCTGCTGTTCTTCCTCTACGGTGCGCGGCTCTCCACCCAGGAGGCGATCGACGGTCTCAAGCACTGGCGTCTGCACCTGGCGATCCTCGCCACCACCTTCGCCGTGTTCCCGCTGCTCGGCCTGGCCGCGAAGGCGTTCGTGCCCTCCGTGCTCACCGAACCGCTCTACCTCGGTGTGCTGTACCTGTGCCTGTTGCCCTCGACCGTGCAGTCGGCCATCGCACTGGTCTCGGTGGCCCGCGGCAACATCCCCGGCGCGATCGTCTCCTCGAGCGCCTCGAGCCTGCTGGGCATCGTCGTGACCCCCGTGCTGGTCGCGCTGACCATGTCCACGCAGGGCGTCACCTTCAGCGGTGGTGCCGTCGTCGACATCATGCTGATGCTGCTCGCCCCCTTCATCGCCGGTCAGCTGCTGCGCCGCTGGATCGGCACGTGGGTCAAGGAACACGGCAAGCCGCTCAAACTCGTGGACCGCGGCTCGATCATGCTGGTCGTGTACGTGGCGTTCAGCCGCGGCATGAACGAGGGCATCTGGTCGATGGTGTCCGTCGGCCACCTCGCCGCCCTCGTGGGCGTCTGCGCCCTGCTGCTCGCGATCGTGCTCGGCCTGACCTGGTACTCGTCCCGGGCCCTCGGCTTCTCCTACGAGGACCGCACCGCGATCCTGTTCTGTGGTTCCACCAAGTCCCTCGCCACCGGCCTGCCCATGGCGATCGTGCTCTTCCCCGGCCAGCCCATCGGCCTGATCGTGCTCCCGCTCATGCTGTTCCACCAGATGCAGCTGCTCGTCTGCGCCGCCATCGCGGGACGGCTGGCGAAGACGCAGCCGGAGGAACTGGTGGCCGCGTGA
- a CDS encoding alpha/beta hydrolase, translating to MGLLFHDHLHDEFGTWPLAYIPYGGADFGEIAAVARRVGDGDDGDFHTAWIEAGDRLVTEAESCAAAGHDNSARELFLRASAYYATAYHPLYGSPVDPRLLTAFGKQRAAFDAGLAIGDTPVTPSRIPFEDTTLPAYLIPAPGHENSVRPLIVFTNGYDATITDMYFASAVAALRRGYHCLLFDGPGQGEMLYEQNVPLRPDWEVVVRAVIDHAVASPIIDPERIVLSGWSLGGHLAPRAASGEHRLAAVVADPGQWSVAAGARALGAAFGLPPEVLDDPLSMSAQDAEAIMSAVQADPALRWKLVSRGFWVHGVSDIRELFAALDEYTLDGIGERISCPVVVTAAENDPLARGAGVFGDRLGDKVTLLRFTDAEGAGEHCEMTNRTLLNRRVLDRLDEILAPGSHT from the coding sequence ATGGGTCTTCTGTTCCACGATCACCTCCACGACGAGTTCGGGACCTGGCCACTGGCCTACATCCCCTACGGCGGCGCCGACTTCGGTGAGATCGCGGCGGTGGCCCGCCGGGTGGGCGACGGGGACGACGGGGACTTCCACACGGCATGGATCGAGGCCGGCGACCGCCTCGTCACGGAAGCGGAGTCCTGCGCCGCCGCCGGGCACGACAATTCGGCCCGGGAACTGTTCCTGCGGGCGAGCGCCTACTACGCGACCGCCTACCACCCGCTGTACGGCTCCCCGGTCGATCCGCGGCTGCTCACCGCCTTCGGCAAGCAGAGGGCCGCCTTCGATGCCGGGCTGGCGATCGGGGACACGCCGGTGACCCCCAGCAGGATTCCGTTCGAGGACACCACGCTGCCGGCTTACCTGATTCCCGCACCCGGCCACGAGAACAGCGTGCGCCCCCTGATCGTCTTCACCAACGGCTACGACGCCACGATCACCGACATGTACTTCGCGTCGGCCGTCGCGGCACTGCGGCGCGGCTACCACTGCCTCCTGTTCGACGGACCGGGACAGGGCGAGATGCTCTACGAACAGAACGTGCCGCTGCGACCGGACTGGGAAGTGGTGGTGCGCGCGGTGATCGACCACGCCGTGGCGTCACCGATCATCGACCCCGAACGCATCGTCCTCAGCGGGTGGAGCCTCGGCGGACATCTCGCGCCGCGTGCCGCCTCCGGCGAGCACCGCCTGGCAGCGGTGGTCGCCGATCCCGGTCAGTGGAGCGTCGCGGCCGGCGCCCGGGCCCTCGGCGCGGCGTTCGGTCTCCCACCCGAGGTGCTGGACGATCCGCTGTCGATGAGCGCGCAGGACGCCGAGGCGATCATGTCTGCGGTACAGGCGGATCCGGCGCTGCGGTGGAAGCTCGTCTCCCGCGGCTTCTGGGTCCACGGCGTCTCGGACATCCGGGAACTGTTCGCCGCACTCGACGAGTACACCCTCGACGGGATCGGGGAGCGCATCTCGTGCCCGGTCGTGGTGACCGCCGCCGAGAACGATCCCCTCGCACGCGGTGCGGGCGTCTTCGGAGATCGACTCGGCGACAAGGTGACTCTCCTCCGGTTCACCGACGCCGAGGGCGCGGGGGAACACTGCGAGATGACCAACCGCACCCTGCTCAACAGAAGGGTTCTCGACCGGCTCGACGAGATCCTGGCGCCCGGCTCGCACACCTAG
- a CDS encoding IclR family transcriptional regulator: MANSPSGDSMLDRVVRILESFDEEQPRLTVGALARRADIPPATVYRLVGEMTRHGLVTRDPDGRVRLGLRLWELVARSAPARDLREAALPFLQDVQSVVHQHTQLAVLENDEVLVLERLSASESVVNQASVARRMSAHRTSMGMAMLAFSPTDVQDAYRRRYPEVEALFASTTTRDFRRVLAEIRRRGFASFDGLLDDGTTGIAVPVLARSGHALAALGVVVPTGTHRKQTIVGVLMTAARGIARSVGQQPAE; this comes from the coding sequence ATGGCCAACTCACCGTCCGGTGACTCGATGCTCGATCGTGTCGTCCGCATCCTCGAGTCGTTCGACGAGGAACAACCGCGGCTGACGGTCGGTGCGCTCGCCCGCAGGGCCGACATCCCGCCGGCGACGGTCTACCGGCTCGTCGGGGAGATGACCCGCCACGGTCTCGTCACCCGCGACCCGGACGGCCGGGTGCGTCTCGGCCTGCGGTTGTGGGAGCTGGTCGCGCGGAGTGCGCCCGCCCGCGACCTGCGTGAGGCGGCGCTGCCCTTCCTGCAGGACGTGCAGTCGGTGGTGCACCAGCACACCCAGCTGGCCGTCCTGGAGAACGACGAGGTGCTCGTCCTCGAACGGCTCTCCGCGTCGGAGTCGGTGGTGAACCAGGCGTCGGTTGCCCGCCGCATGTCCGCGCACCGCACATCGATGGGCATGGCGATGCTCGCCTTCTCCCCCACCGACGTGCAGGACGCCTACCGGCGCCGCTATCCGGAGGTCGAGGCCCTCTTCGCCTCCACCACGACCCGGGATTTCCGGCGGGTCCTGGCGGAGATCCGGCGTCGGGGTTTCGCGAGCTTCGACGGCCTGCTCGACGACGGCACCACCGGCATCGCCGTTCCCGTCCTCGCCCGGTCGGGGCATGCGCTGGCGGCTCTCGGAGTGGTGGTGCCCACCGGGACGCACCGCAAGCAGACGATCGTGGGTGTGCTCATGACGGCGGCGCGCGGCATCGCCCGCAGCGTGGGGCAACAGCCCGCGGAGTGA
- a CDS encoding DUF808 domain-containing protein — protein sequence MAGGLVALLDDVAALAKAAAASIDDVGAAAGKASAKAAGVVVDDTAVTPRYVHGFTPDRELPIIRKIAIGSIRNKLLIILPVAMLLSQFLPQALPYLLIAGGLFLCFEGAEKVYEAFTGGHHEDDVPAAAAGPELEKSMVSGAIRTDLILSAEIMVISLSSVEDEPFLTRLLVLIIVAFFITALVYGVVALIVKMDDVGLALAQRKSTFSQKIGRGLVAAMPKLMAVLTVVGIAAMLWVGGHILLVNVGEAGFHWPADRLHDLEHWAGELVHNGFGGVLSWTAGTVTSALVGLVVGMIIVLVAHLIPKRKSKAAH from the coding sequence GTGGCTGGTGGTCTCGTCGCCCTGCTGGACGACGTCGCGGCGCTCGCGAAGGCGGCAGCGGCATCCATCGACGACGTCGGTGCCGCGGCGGGCAAGGCGAGCGCCAAGGCGGCCGGTGTGGTGGTGGACGACACCGCCGTCACCCCGCGCTACGTGCACGGCTTCACTCCCGACCGCGAACTGCCGATCATCCGCAAGATCGCGATCGGCTCGATCCGCAACAAACTGCTGATCATCCTGCCGGTCGCGATGCTCCTGAGCCAGTTCCTGCCGCAGGCCCTGCCGTACCTGCTCATCGCGGGCGGCCTGTTCCTGTGCTTCGAGGGAGCGGAGAAGGTCTACGAGGCGTTCACCGGTGGGCACCACGAGGACGACGTCCCCGCCGCCGCGGCCGGGCCGGAACTCGAGAAGTCGATGGTCAGCGGCGCGATCCGCACCGACCTGATCCTCTCCGCCGAGATCATGGTGATCTCGCTGTCGTCGGTCGAGGACGAACCGTTCCTCACCCGACTGCTGGTGCTCATCATCGTCGCCTTCTTCATCACCGCCCTCGTGTACGGCGTGGTCGCGCTGATCGTGAAGATGGACGACGTGGGTCTCGCGCTGGCCCAGCGCAAGTCGACGTTCTCGCAGAAGATCGGCCGGGGTCTGGTGGCCGCGATGCCGAAGCTGATGGCGGTGCTCACCGTCGTCGGTATCGCCGCGATGCTGTGGGTGGGTGGCCACATCCTGCTCGTCAATGTCGGTGAGGCCGGCTTCCACTGGCCCGCCGACCGCCTCCACGACCTCGAGCACTGGGCAGGCGAACTGGTGCACAACGGTTTCGGTGGTGTCCTGTCGTGGACGGCGGGCACCGTGACGTCGGCACTGGTGGGCCTGGTGGTCGGCATGATCATCGTGCTGGTCGCGCACCTGATCCCGAAGCGGAAGAGCAAGGCAGCCCACTGA